DNA sequence from the Maribacter dokdonensis DSW-8 genome:
TGATTGGGTTAGGGAGTTAAAAAATAAATGACGTAACAATTAGGGTATGAATAACTTGGAAAATATTTTAATCAAAAAATCTGAAAATAGCCATCGTGTTAAAAGACCAACACAAACAGGTTTCTCTAGTCCGGCAACACATTATGCAGAGCCTAGAATAGACCTGAACGAAGTTTTGGTAACCAATTCATCGGCTACTTTTTTTATAAGGGTAGTGGATGATGAACATAATGAGGTAGGGATAAATACAAATGATGTTTTAATTGTAGATAAATCCATTATCCCAAAAAGAAATCAATTTGCATTAGCTACTGTAGAAGATAGTTTTAAAATTATAAAAATTGATGAAACTTCATTATCTGAATTAAATATATGGGGTACAATAACATATATAATTAAATCTACTTTATGATCGGATTGGTAGACTGTAACAGCTTTTATGCATCTTGCGAACAAGTCTTTAGACCAGATTTGACAAATAAACCAGTAGTGGTGCTGAGCAACAACGACGGATGCATTATTGCGGCTAATAAAGAGGCAAAGGCATTGACAGATATTCCAATGTTTCAACCTATTTTCAAAATCAGAAAATTATTGGATGAGAATAATGTAACTTATTTTTCATCGAATTACACATTGTATAGTGATATGTCTAGAAGGGTGATGGATACCTTAATGACATTTTCCCCAAGAGTAGAAGAATACAGCATTGATGAAAGTTTTGTAGACTTGGGCTGTCTAAAAATCGATGATTATAATGTAATAGCACACAACATTAAAAATACAGTACATAAAAATACTGGAATACCTGTGGGGGTAGGTATTGCCAAGACAAAGTCACTATCTAAATTGGCGAATAAATATGCCAAGAAAATACAACTGAACAATAATGTCTTTGTAGTGGATAGTGAAAAAAAGAGGCAGCATCTTTTACGCAATCTTCAAGTCAAAGACATTTGGGGAATTGGTAAAAAACATACTATTCGTCTCCAAAACAATGGTATTCATACTGCTCTAGATTTTGCCAATATGCCCGTGGCTTGGGTAAGAAAGGAAATGACGGTTATAGGAGAGCGTTTATGGAGAGAATTGAACAATATACCCTGTTTGGAATTGGAAACAGAGGCCTCCGCTAAAAAAGGCATTGGCACAGCAAAATCCTTTGGTTATAAATTGACCGACTATTCGCTCATAGAAGAAGCCTGTAGCTATTATGTAGCCGAAGTGGCAGACTTGCTCAGACAACAAAAAAGTTTAGCTTCTCAGATTGAAGTTTCCCTAC
Encoded proteins:
- a CDS encoding S24 family peptidase; the protein is MNNLENILIKKSENSHRVKRPTQTGFSSPATHYAEPRIDLNEVLVTNSSATFFIRVVDDEHNEVGINTNDVLIVDKSIIPKRNQFALATVEDSFKIIKIDETSLSELNIWGTITYIIKSTL
- a CDS encoding Y-family DNA polymerase, which encodes MIGLVDCNSFYASCEQVFRPDLTNKPVVVLSNNDGCIIAANKEAKALTDIPMFQPIFKIRKLLDENNVTYFSSNYTLYSDMSRRVMDTLMTFSPRVEEYSIDESFVDLGCLKIDDYNVIAHNIKNTVHKNTGIPVGVGIAKTKSLSKLANKYAKKIQLNNNVFVVDSEKKRQHLLRNLQVKDIWGIGKKHTIRLQNNGIHTALDFANMPVAWVRKEMTVIGERLWRELNNIPCLELETEASAKKGIGTAKSFGYKLTDYSLIEEACSYYVAEVADLLRQQKSLASQIEVSLQTNQHSSIDKQYRNKIYMNLDTPTDSTLKLTKEALKGLRQIYKNGYRYKKVGVNLTQLVHQNEVQTNLFANPHKSESECITRVIDNLNSKFGKNKIKVATVGNRTKEWALIKEHRSPRYTTQWGELMTVGSSLCKPNKLVF